In Ignavibacteriota bacterium, a single window of DNA contains:
- a CDS encoding 2-oxoacid:acceptor oxidoreductase subunit alpha, with translation MQTTIETHDGTQKKIVELVELNEATVRFAGDSGDGMQLTGSQFTSTTALVGNDLSTLPDYPAEIRAPAGTLYGVSGFQLHFSNRDIHTPGDRPDTLVAMNPAALKVNLKDVREGGMIIVNTDSFDAKNLKLAHYEVNPLEDGSLRGYQVYEVPVTKMTTAALEGIGLSMKEITRSKNFFALGLLYWLYNRPMETTLEWIKTKFKKNPLIAEGNERALRAGYNFGETAELFSNRFDVKPAKLPKGTYRNVTGNEATALGIIAACERSQLKGFLGTYPITPASDILHELSRYKRFGFKTFQAEDEIAGICTAIGAAFGGSLAFTTTSGPGMALKQEAVGLAIMTELPLVIVNVQRGGPSTGLPTKPEQSDLFQAILGRNGEAPLPVLAAASPANCFWMTLEAARIALKYMTPVILLTDGYLGNGSEPWLVPSADSLPDLRMSYATDPETYKPYMRNEDLSRPWAIPGTPGLEHRIGGLEKQHITGNVNYEPSNHQFMTEMRAAKVAKVVESIPNQDVFGPETADLALVGWGGTYGAIRAATERLMEKGKSVAHVHIKYLNPFPANLEKVLRSYKKLLIPEMNLGQLAYILRATYMIDGQTFAKVQGLPFGPTEIEEEALKTLESM, from the coding sequence ATGCAAACCACTATCGAAACCCACGACGGTACGCAGAAAAAAATCGTTGAACTCGTCGAGTTGAATGAAGCGACCGTCCGCTTCGCAGGCGATTCAGGCGACGGAATGCAGCTTACGGGCTCGCAGTTCACGTCCACGACTGCTCTTGTCGGCAACGATCTGAGCACACTTCCGGATTATCCGGCCGAAATTCGCGCCCCAGCCGGCACATTGTACGGCGTGTCGGGATTCCAGCTTCACTTCAGTAATCGCGACATCCATACCCCCGGCGACCGGCCTGATACGCTTGTCGCCATGAATCCCGCAGCCCTGAAGGTGAACCTGAAGGACGTGCGCGAGGGTGGTATGATCATCGTCAACACCGACTCCTTCGACGCAAAGAATCTGAAGCTTGCGCACTACGAGGTGAATCCGCTCGAAGACGGATCGCTGCGCGGCTACCAGGTGTACGAAGTGCCGGTCACCAAAATGACAACCGCTGCTCTCGAGGGCATCGGCCTGTCGATGAAGGAAATCACCCGCTCGAAGAACTTCTTTGCACTCGGCCTGCTGTACTGGCTGTACAACCGTCCGATGGAAACGACGCTCGAGTGGATCAAGACGAAGTTCAAGAAGAATCCGCTTATCGCCGAAGGCAACGAGCGCGCGCTTCGCGCGGGATACAATTTTGGCGAGACCGCCGAGTTGTTCTCGAACCGTTTCGATGTGAAACCGGCCAAGCTGCCGAAAGGCACCTACCGGAACGTGACGGGCAACGAGGCCACCGCGCTGGGCATTATCGCCGCATGCGAACGCTCGCAGTTGAAGGGTTTCCTAGGCACGTATCCGATTACCCCTGCCAGCGACATCCTGCACGAATTGTCGCGTTACAAACGTTTCGGTTTTAAAACCTTCCAGGCCGAGGACGAAATTGCGGGCATTTGCACCGCGATCGGCGCGGCCTTCGGTGGTTCTCTCGCGTTTACCACCACCAGCGGACCGGGCATGGCTCTGAAACAGGAGGCCGTCGGCCTTGCCATCATGACCGAGCTTCCGCTCGTGATCGTGAATGTGCAGCGCGGCGGACCCAGCACCGGCCTGCCCACCAAGCCCGAGCAGTCGGATCTTTTCCAGGCGATTCTCGGACGCAACGGCGAGGCGCCTCTGCCCGTCCTCGCGGCCGCGTCACCAGCCAACTGCTTCTGGATGACACTCGAAGCCGCGCGTATCGCACTGAAATACATGACGCCCGTGATCCTGCTTACCGACGGGTATCTTGGCAACGGTTCCGAACCCTGGCTCGTGCCTTCGGCCGACAGTCTCCCCGATCTGCGCATGTCCTATGCGACCGATCCGGAAACCTATAAACCGTATATGCGCAACGAGGATCTGTCCCGTCCCTGGGCAATCCCCGGCACACCGGGTCTCGAACACCGCATCGGCGGACTCGAAAAACAGCATATCACCGGTAACGTGAACTATGAGCCGTCAAATCACCAGTTCATGACCGAGATGCGCGCCGCAAAGGTTGCCAAGGTGGTCGAGTCCATTCCGAATCAGGATGTGTTCGGTCCCGAAACCGCGGATCTCGCGCTTGTCGGTTGGGGCGGCACCTACGGCGCCATCCGCGCAGCCACGGAACGCCTGATGGAAAAGGGCAAGTCGGTGGCGCATGTGCACATCAAGTATCTGAATCCGTTCCCGGCGAATCTTGAGAAGGTGCTGCGCAGCTACAAGAAGCTGCTGATCCCTGAAATGAACCTCGGGCAGCTTGCCTACATCCTGCGGGCCACCTACATGATCGATGGCCAGACGTTCGCGAAGGTCCAGGGCTTGCCCTTTGGTCCGACCGAGATCGAAGAAGAAGCATTGAAAACTCTCGAATCGATGTGA
- a CDS encoding 2-oxoacid:ferredoxin oxidoreductase subunit beta: MSTDEKTLTPAADAPQYTAKDFASDQDVRWCPGCGDYSILAQVQRTMPALGYKKEDVVFISGIGCSSRFPYYMSTYGFHSIHGRALAIASGLKAAHPHLAVWVATGDGDCLSIGGNHFIHACRKNFDINVMMFNNQIYGLTKGQYSPTSLHGQKSRSTPYGAVDHPFNPVLMALGAEATFVARSMDRDQKHMQNVIARGAKHHGISFLDILQNCNIFNDGAFFLYTEKETKADNAIFIEHGKPLVFGKESDKGLKLDGFRPKVVSLSEYSVDDLLVYDEKSKELAFILAHMNDAPGYPMPFGVFLDIERSTCEDDITRQIDTTIGKEGAGDLDKLLHEGNTWKIDTN; the protein is encoded by the coding sequence ATGTCTACCGACGAAAAAACATTGACTCCCGCTGCGGACGCTCCGCAGTATACGGCCAAGGATTTTGCATCGGACCAGGACGTCCGCTGGTGCCCCGGCTGCGGCGATTACTCCATCCTCGCGCAGGTGCAGCGCACCATGCCTGCCCTCGGCTATAAAAAAGAGGACGTGGTCTTTATCTCGGGCATCGGCTGTTCGAGCCGTTTCCCGTACTACATGAGCACGTACGGCTTCCACAGCATCCACGGCCGCGCGCTTGCGATTGCCTCGGGTCTGAAGGCCGCCCATCCGCACCTCGCGGTGTGGGTTGCGACCGGCGATGGCGACTGCCTCTCGATCGGCGGCAATCACTTCATTCACGCATGTCGGAAGAACTTCGACATCAACGTGATGATGTTCAACAATCAGATCTACGGTTTGACAAAGGGGCAGTATTCCCCGACCTCGCTGCATGGACAGAAATCGCGTTCCACGCCGTACGGCGCGGTGGACCACCCCTTCAATCCTGTTCTGATGGCTCTCGGCGCCGAGGCGACCTTCGTCGCGCGCAGCATGGACCGTGATCAGAAACACATGCAGAACGTCATCGCGCGCGGTGCCAAGCACCATGGCATTTCCTTCCTCGACATCCTGCAGAACTGCAACATCTTCAACGACGGCGCCTTCTTCCTCTACACGGAAAAGGAGACAAAGGCCGACAACGCGATCTTCATCGAACACGGCAAACCGCTCGTCTTCGGCAAGGAAAGCGACAAGGGTCTCAAGCTCGATGGATTCCGTCCGAAGGTTGTGAGTCTCAGCGAGTATTCGGTGGACGATCTTCTCGTGTACGACGAGAAGTCGAAGGAACTCGCCTTCATCCTCGCACATATGAACGACGCACCGGGTTATCCGATGCCGTTTGGTGTGTTTCTCGATATCGAACGCTCGACCTGTGAAGACGATATCACACGTCAGATCGATACCACCATCGGGAAGGAAGGCGCGGGAGATCTCGACAAGCTCCTGCACGAAGGCAACACCTGGAAAATCGATACGAACTGA
- a CDS encoding T9SS type A sorting domain-containing protein, which produces MKKVTSLLVLLTALTVSAGAQQTSAPTFSLPGGVISGTAQVEAAAYGLPAYAMPQSRSFAPLALDTLDDHFKRTTRFMIYSYRDASNNTLPVIGSNGLYLFIGQKFPISGSARVPGVLIAVAISRPAVTPDTLRAIIWPADPATGLPNGQLAGSGRFMTDGVDTSTVSQVFTYVEMEAPTDVSGPFVAVVQTRRGAATGDDLFVIWSNQHGDGKGQNRACFLVPNAQGQLTVGNLGAIINTGGTPIDLDVMILPVVDGNVSGTDRPAPSFDGLTLLETYPQPSQGSFFARFSAKQAMSVTLDVIDPAGRLIGQSTSHELVPGVNTVPVSIPQGTIAAGRYFLRISNGATSFATPVLISGN; this is translated from the coding sequence ATGAAAAAAGTTACCTCGCTTTTAGTACTGCTCACCGCGTTGACGGTTAGTGCGGGCGCGCAGCAGACCTCTGCACCAACTTTCTCTCTGCCAGGCGGCGTGATCAGCGGAACTGCACAGGTGGAAGCGGCGGCCTATGGTCTGCCTGCGTACGCCATGCCGCAGTCGCGTTCCTTTGCCCCTCTGGCCCTCGACACGCTCGACGATCATTTCAAGCGCACAACGAGGTTCATGATCTATTCGTACCGTGATGCGAGCAACAACACCCTCCCTGTCATCGGTTCGAACGGCCTGTACCTGTTCATCGGTCAGAAATTCCCGATCAGCGGTTCGGCTCGCGTGCCGGGTGTGCTCATCGCGGTTGCCATCTCGCGTCCCGCCGTCACACCCGATACACTTCGCGCTATCATTTGGCCCGCCGATCCCGCAACGGGATTGCCCAACGGCCAGCTCGCCGGTTCCGGCCGTTTCATGACGGACGGCGTCGACACGAGCACAGTATCGCAGGTGTTCACCTACGTTGAAATGGAAGCCCCGACGGACGTCAGCGGCCCCTTTGTCGCAGTGGTACAGACCCGCCGCGGCGCCGCCACGGGCGACGATCTTTTTGTGATCTGGTCGAATCAGCACGGTGACGGCAAGGGCCAGAACCGCGCCTGTTTCCTTGTACCGAACGCACAGGGCCAGCTCACGGTCGGCAACCTCGGCGCCATCATCAATACCGGCGGCACACCGATCGACCTCGACGTCATGATCCTCCCGGTTGTGGACGGCAACGTGTCGGGCACCGATCGTCCCGCACCGAGCTTCGACGGCCTCACCCTTCTCGAGACGTATCCTCAGCCCTCGCAGGGCAGCTTCTTCGCGCGTTTCAGCGCAAAGCAGGCGATGTCCGTCACACTTGACGTGATCGATCCCGCAGGCCGCCTCATCGGTCAGAGCACTTCACACGAGCTCGTTCCCGGTGTCAACACGGTTCCCGTCTCGATTCCGCAGGGCACGATTGCCGCCGGCCGCTACTTCCTACGCATCAGCAACGGCGCGACCTCCTTCGCGACACCCGTCCTGATTTCGGGCAACTAG